The Setaria viridis chromosome 2, Setaria_viridis_v4.0, whole genome shotgun sequence DNA window GATCCTGCGGTGCTGTAAGACGTCCAGAGCTTGTGTGAGAATCCTGTAAAGGGAAACACGGCTACTTGTAGGGCAGGCTTTGAATCATTTCACGGAGGAGCTAAAGAGCACAGTGGCCGGCAACGGAAGGGAAAGACAAAGGCTAAAGACAAAGAGAAAGATCAACAAGAAAGGAGGCAGCGAGCTGGGAGGCCATGGCGCCGGCTGATCTCCCTCCAGGCTTTAGGTTCCATCCAACTGATGAGGAGCTTGTGAACTATTACCTGAAGAGGAAGGTTCATGGACTCAGCATCGAGCTCGACATAATCCCTGAAGTAGATCTCTACAAATGTGAGCCTTGGGAGCTGGCAGGTAACCTACAATCCAAGTTCGTTCAGTTGCTCATCCTGAGATCCCATCGCTCCTGACTGAAATTGAAATTTCTTTGTTTCGGAAGAGAAATCATTGCTGCCTAGCAGAGACCCCGAGTGGTACTTCTTTGGGCCAAGGGATAGGAAGTATCCAAATGGATGCCGCACAAACCGTGCAACCCAAGCAGGATACTGGAAATCAACAGGCAAAGATCGGCGAGTCAACTACCAGAACAGACCAATTGGCATGAAGAAGACTTTGGTCTACTACAAGGGTCGAGCTCCTCAGGGGCTCAGGACCAACTGGGTGATGCATGAGTACCGCATCGAGGAAAGCGAATGCGAGAACACCATGGGGTTTCAGGTGACTCATCCATCTTCCTGTAGACCTATAGTCCTATACATCAATATCAGTTAAACCCTTGTGTGTTGCTTCTGGTGCATTTAGTTATCTCAGTTTGCATTCAATTGTATCAAAAAAATTAGCCAATATCCCCAGACAAAAAGATGTTTGTTCTCTGTATTAATTAATGTTGCAGAAACCATGTC harbors:
- the LOC117845154 gene encoding NAC domain-containing protein 86, with the translated sequence MAPADLPPGFRFHPTDEELVNYYLKRKVHGLSIELDIIPEVDLYKCEPWELAEKSLLPSRDPEWYFFGPRDRKYPNGCRTNRATQAGYWKSTGKDRRVNYQNRPIGMKKTLVYYKGRAPQGLRTNWVMHEYRIEESECENTMGFQDSYALCRVFKKNVAFGELQKQKQGECSSSQAKEKQEHFTNVGDAGQSSGSNEHGKDNSWLQFISDDVWCNKTK